A window from Gossypium raimondii isolate GPD5lz chromosome 7, ASM2569854v1, whole genome shotgun sequence encodes these proteins:
- the LOC105797749 gene encoding squamosa promoter-binding-like protein 8 isoform X1, producing MLEYEWGNPSSIMLSGEETAQEPDPNRQLFHHYATTTTTTTTHHQPYNETLLSHHNPTVFSHQNLFHNPNQAQPPQHPATLHSLYDPHSYSATSAYSTVHASLLSLDPVSAVGGSGGGYFLVPKTEEVSRPVDFTARIGLNLGGRTYFSSAEDDFVNRLYRRSRPGDLSSTNSPRCQAEGCNADLTQAKHYHRRHKVCEFHSKASTVIAAGLTQRFCQQCSRFHLLSEFDNGKRSCRKRLADHNRRRRKSQQQQPNTTQENQKHLPLESGGNPSSDNPQGHRRILGSSHLLQ from the exons ATGTTGGAATACGAATGGGGAAACCCCTCTTCAATCATGTTATCGGGTGAAGAGACCGCCCAAGAACCCGACCCCAATCGTCAGCTTTTCCATCACTAtgccaccaccaccaccaccaccaccacccaCCACCAACCTTACAACGAAACCCTCCTTTCTCATCACAACCCCACTGTTTTTTCTCACCAAAACCTCTTCCATAACCCTAACCAAGCTCAACCCCCCCAACACCCTGCTACTCTTCATTCCTTGTACGACCCGCACTCCTACTCTGCCACCTCCGCTTACTCCACTGTCCACGCTTCCTTGCTCTCACTGGACCCAGTTTCTGCCGTCGGAGGGAGCGGAGGCGGTTACTTTCTCGTTCCCAAGACGGAGGAAGTTTCTAGACCTGTTGACTTTACTGCCAGGATTGGTCTCAACTTAGGTGGGCGTACGTATTTTTCCTCCGCCGAGGATGACTTTGTAAACCGGCTTTATCGCAGGTCTAGACCCGGAGATCTCAGCTCAACCAATTCCCCCAGGTGCCAAGCCGAGGGTTGCAATGCCGATCTTACCCAGGCTAAGCACTACCATCGCCGCCATAAAGTCTGCGAGTTCCATTCCAAAGCTTCCACCGTCATCGCCGCTGGGTTGACTCAACGATTCTGCCAGCAGTGCAGCAG ATTCCATCTTCTGTCAGAATTCGACAATGGGAAGCGTAGCTGTCGAAAGAGACTGGCCGACCACAATCGTCGCAGGCGAAAATCTCAACAGCAGCAACCCAATACCACTCAAGAAAACCAGAAGCACCTCCCGCTTGAAAGTGGTGGCAATCCCTCCTCTGATAATCCCCAA GGTCACCGCCGGATTCTGGGGTCCAGTCATCTTCTTCAGTAA
- the LOC105797749 gene encoding squamosa promoter-binding-like protein 8 isoform X2, translating into MLEYEWGNPSSIMLSGEETAQEPDPNRQLFHHYATTTTTTTTHHQPYNETLLSHHNPTVFSHQNLFHNPNQAQPPQHPATLHSLYDPHSYSATSAYSTVHASLLSLDPVSAVGGSGGGYFLVPKTEEVSRPVDFTARIGLNLGGRTYFSSAEDDFVNRLYRRSRPGDLSSTNSPRCQAEGCNADLTQAKHYHRRHKVCEFHSKASTVIAAGLTQRFCQQCSRLKSFKLKLKTKKRRRKKTFPILQ; encoded by the coding sequence ATGTTGGAATACGAATGGGGAAACCCCTCTTCAATCATGTTATCGGGTGAAGAGACCGCCCAAGAACCCGACCCCAATCGTCAGCTTTTCCATCACTAtgccaccaccaccaccaccaccaccacccaCCACCAACCTTACAACGAAACCCTCCTTTCTCATCACAACCCCACTGTTTTTTCTCACCAAAACCTCTTCCATAACCCTAACCAAGCTCAACCCCCCCAACACCCTGCTACTCTTCATTCCTTGTACGACCCGCACTCCTACTCTGCCACCTCCGCTTACTCCACTGTCCACGCTTCCTTGCTCTCACTGGACCCAGTTTCTGCCGTCGGAGGGAGCGGAGGCGGTTACTTTCTCGTTCCCAAGACGGAGGAAGTTTCTAGACCTGTTGACTTTACTGCCAGGATTGGTCTCAACTTAGGTGGGCGTACGTATTTTTCCTCCGCCGAGGATGACTTTGTAAACCGGCTTTATCGCAGGTCTAGACCCGGAGATCTCAGCTCAACCAATTCCCCCAGGTGCCAAGCCGAGGGTTGCAATGCCGATCTTACCCAGGCTAAGCACTACCATCGCCGCCATAAAGTCTGCGAGTTCCATTCCAAAGCTTCCACCGTCATCGCCGCTGGGTTGACTCAACGATTCTGCCAGCAGTGCAGCAGGTTGAAGagttttaaacttaaattaaaaacaaaaaaaagaagaagaaagaaaacatttCCCATTTTGCAGTAA